In Paracoccus fistulariae, a single window of DNA contains:
- the rbfA gene encoding 30S ribosome-binding factor RbfA — protein MAQNRFSHGQGPSQRQLRVGELIRRTLSDVLLRGDVHDPDLNRHSITVGEVRTSPDLKVATAYVLPLGGNDAEGALEALRRNAPEIRHLVAKGMTLKYAPQLRFQLDETFDRLDDTRRMFADERVRRDVEAPDEDSDED, from the coding sequence ATGGCTCAGAACCGCTTTTCACATGGACAAGGCCCGTCGCAGCGCCAGCTGCGTGTGGGGGAATTGATTCGCCGGACGCTTTCCGACGTGCTGCTGCGCGGCGATGTGCATGACCCGGACCTGAATCGCCACTCGATCACCGTTGGTGAGGTGCGGACCTCACCCGATCTGAAGGTCGCCACGGCCTATGTGCTGCCCTTGGGCGGCAATGATGCCGAGGGCGCGTTAGAGGCGCTGCGCCGCAATGCGCCGGAAATCCGCCATCTGGTCGCCAAGGGCATGACGCTGAAATATGCGCCGCAACTGCGCTTTCAGCTGGACGAAACCTTCGACCGTCTGGACGACACCCGCCGCATGTTCGCGGATGAGCGTGTGCGCCGCGATGTCGAGGCGCCGGATGAGGATAGCGATGAGGATTGA
- the dapB gene encoding 4-hydroxy-tetrahydrodipicolinate reductase: MTPEGDLPGIVVTGASGRMGQMLMRLILQSDKARLVGALDREGSDWIGRDVGEAMGGTAVGVTVSDDPVATIARAQAVIDFTSPAATVAYAELTAQARAVHVIGTTGMDQAQLDYLAAAARHAPIIRAGNMSLGVNLLVGLTRKVAAALGEDWDIEVVEAHHRHKVDAPSGTALMLGEAAAEGRGQPLADLRTPAREGITGAREPGSIGFSAIRGGDVVGEHDVIFAGEGERLVLRHLATDRAIFARGAIRAALWGQDKGPGEYDMADVLGLT; the protein is encoded by the coding sequence ATGACGCCAGAGGGTGATTTGCCGGGCATCGTCGTGACCGGCGCGTCGGGACGTATGGGCCAGATGCTGATGCGGCTGATCCTGCAAAGCGATAAGGCCCGGCTGGTCGGCGCTTTGGACCGCGAGGGCAGCGACTGGATCGGCCGCGATGTGGGCGAGGCGATGGGCGGCACGGCGGTCGGCGTGACGGTCAGCGACGATCCCGTGGCCACGATTGCGCGGGCGCAGGCGGTGATCGACTTCACCTCGCCCGCCGCAACGGTCGCCTATGCGGAACTGACGGCGCAGGCGCGGGCGGTGCATGTGATCGGCACGACTGGCATGGATCAGGCGCAGCTGGATTATCTGGCCGCCGCCGCCCGCCATGCCCCGATCATCCGCGCGGGCAATATGAGCCTGGGGGTCAATCTGCTGGTCGGGCTGACGCGCAAGGTCGCGGCGGCTTTGGGCGAGGATTGGGATATCGAGGTGGTCGAGGCGCATCACCGCCACAAGGTCGATGCCCCCTCGGGCACCGCGCTGATGCTGGGCGAGGCCGCGGCCGAGGGTCGGGGTCAGCCGCTTGCGGATCTACGCACGCCCGCGCGCGAGGGCATCACCGGCGCGCGAGAGCCGGGCAGCATCGGGTTTTCAGCCATTCGCGGCGGTGATGTGGTGGGCGAACATGACGTGATCTTCGCGGGCGAGGGCGAGCGTCTGGTGCTGCGTCATCTGGCCACCGATCGCGCCATCTTCGCCCGCGGCGCCATCCGCGCGGCGCTTTGGGGTCAGGACAAGGGGCCGGGCGAATATGACATGGCCGACGTTCTGGGCCTGACCTGA